The Priestia megaterium NBRC 15308 = ATCC 14581 region GTTCAAACTGCTTGGACAATTCTTCAATAAAATACTGAATAGCCTGCGCTGCGTCAGAAGATTTATTTAGACTTTCTTTAATTTGAACTTGGACGTATTTATTCGTATAGTGAACAGCGTGAATCGCCAGTTCTTCTTTCCCTTTTGGAAAATAATAATAAAGAGACCCTTTTGGCGACCCGCTCTCTTTAATAATTTGATTTAACCCTGTTGCATGATAGCCTTGCAGCTGAAAAAGCCGCGATGCTGTTTCTAAAATCTTATCGCGTGCATTTGCTTTCTTCACAAAACGATGCCTCCCCTATATAATAAGTGGTTTCTATAACACTACTTATCATATAAGCAAATGAAATTTTTGTCAAAAAAAAGTGAATATTTTACCATTTATTTTTCTTTTTTTATTTCTTATGACCTAATAATTGTTTTTCTTACTTCTTCTGCTAACGATTGAAGAGGCGTAATAATACGGTCGCTTACCTCCGCCGCCGCTTCTACCATCGAGAGCTGCGCCACTGAAACAACACTGTTATGCTCTTTTACTAGCTCATGTAAGACATGTTTTACCTTCTGTTTATACTTTTTTAGGTTTCCAGTCATTACTAGTTCAAAAGCACCTTCTATCACAACAGGACGAACCTTTATCTTTACATTTTGATGAAATGCAAATTCGTCTAGGCGCTTCATTGTTCCTTCTACGGTCTCCGGATTTGTAAACACGATAAGCTGCGGTTCTTCTATTTCACATATTCGGTGAAAATAAGGCTCATCGATTTTAATAATTGGAATATCGCTTGTAAATGCTTCTGGTAAAAGAGCAATGTAGTTCGTACACGTAAGTAAAATGGCATCCGCTGAACATTCTTCCATCCACTTTAACTGCTTCTCTACTTTTGCAGCTGCTGACTCCGCTGCAAACTTAGGGTCGGCTGTTACCCGATGTACAAGGCCAGGATCTACGAAATGCATACAGTTCGCAAACGGCAGCGCTTTTTCTATATAAGAGATGTTCGAATGATGAGCGTGCAGGCAAGCAATTTTCTTCATCGTTTTCCTCCCGTATGATGGTCTTTGAAATACTGAATTAAAAATTCCTGGAACTTTTTCGCAACAGGAGTTAAATATTTATCCTTGTTCCACGCAACCCCAATTACCCTTGAAGCTGTGTCTTCTTTGAGCTTTATTTTTTTAATGCCTCGCAAGTCTACTCCCTTTATTTCAGGAAGCAAGGCAACCCCTAAATGAGCCGCTACAAAACCAATCACCGTTAAAAATTCTTCTCCTTCAAACGTAATATTTGGAACAATCTCGGCCTCTTCAAACAGCTGATCAAAAATTGTTCGGCTTCCATATCCTTTTTTTAACGCGATAAACGATTCATGAGCCAACTCTGAAATCGAAAGCACTTGTTTTGAGGCAAAAGAATGCGTATCAGGGACATACGCGTACAGCTCGTCTTTCCATAAATATTCCCACTGAATTCCTGCCCTAGATTCCGTTACAGAAGACATACAAAAATCAATTTCCCCCGTTTGAAGCTGATCGAGCATGATGTTCGTGGCGTTCTCAAAAATTTGAAACTGAACGTTCGGATACTCTTGTAAAAAAGCATGAACTAGTTTTGGGACGGACGAAGCGCCTAATGATTTTAAAAAAGCAAACGAAATACTGCCGCGGTGAGGATGAATCAAATCTGAAAGCTCACGTTTAGCTTCTTCCATTTCGTTTAATACTTTAGCCGTTCGTTCGTAAAAAAGCCGTCCGTATCGATTTAAAATGACTTGCCTTCCTTTTCGTTCAAATAGCGGCACGCCAAGCTCTGATTCTAATTTAGAAATTGAGCGGCTGAGCGTAGGCTGTGCAATTGATAATTTTTCTGCGGCCTTTGTGAAATGTTCCGTTTGAGCTACAACATTAAAATATTCGAGCTGCTGCCATTCCATTTTTTCACATCCTTTACTTATTACATAATACTATTAATTTCATATAAATTATACATTGGACGTCATAAAAAATTCATGTTTAAATGAAGAACGTAGCACTTGCTAAAAATAAAAATGTTATGTGTCTGCATAGAATAAGTGTTGAAAGAAGGAATTAGTTTATGGATGTTTCAATAGTTTTAACGATGCTAGCCGTCGGACTGATCTTAGGATTTGTCGGGGCGGGCGGATCAGGTTTTATTATTTCAATTTTAACGCTGCTGTACGGCGTATCTGTACATGTTGCTCTTGCAACGGCTCTTACCGCAATGATTTTTTCTTCCTTATCTGGCGCTGTCAGTCATTACCGTGAAGGTAATGTCTCTTTAAAATCCGGTATCTCTGTTGGTATCCTCGGTGCATTAGGCGCTTGGATTGGGTCTAACCTTTCATCCTTTATCCCAGAAGGCGAGCTAAAGTGGCTAACAGCCGGTATGCTTTTATTATCTGGTGTTTTACTTTGGCTGCGAATGTTTTTATTTTCCCGTCAGCAAAAAGAACGTACTGTTCCAACAGGAGCTAAATTTGTCGTCTACTCTTTACTCATTGGCTTAATTACCGGTGCTCTGTCCGGAATGTTTGGAATTGGATCAACTCCATTTATCCAGCTTGGCCTTATGATGGTGTTAGGCTTGTCGATTCGCCAGTCGGCCGGAACGACAATGCTCGTTATTATTCCGATTGCCATTGGCGGGGGAATGGGCTATTATCAGCAGGGCTTTTTAGATATTCCGCTGTTGATTCAAGTTGTCGTCGGCACAATGGTCGGTTCCTATATTGGAGCAAAGTTTACAAATCGTGTACCTGCTCCTGTATTAAAAACGTCCCTTGTAGCGCTGCCTATTTTCTCTAGCTTCCTACTTGTCATATAAGAAAAAAGCTTGAACTCTTGTTCAAGCTTTTTTTATGTCCATCTGATAAACAAACTGCTTTCCTTGGCTTCCAAAAATATGCCGGTTTGTATCAACAAAGCCGCTTCGTTTATACAGATGCTGTGCAGCCGTGTTTTTATAGTTCACGCCTAGCACCACTTTATTTATAGTCGGAAAGTGACGGTTGATAAAAAAAGGAAGAAGTTTCAATGACTTTTTACCAACTCCCTTTCCTTGATAATCAGGATGAATGGAATAAGACCTTATTAAAAGCGCGCCGGAGCTCTCGGTATATTCTTTAACGGCTTCCCCTGCGTCGAGCACGAAAAAGCCGGCTAGTTTGTTTACTGCCAAAATCAAAACGGGCGTTCTATCTCTTTCCTGCTTGCACTTAGCTATAGCTTCAGTTGGAAGTGCCGTATAAATGAGCTGCTCTTCAGGCAGCGTATAGCTATGTATAGATGACTCGTAGGCTTCACTATAAAACGTTAGCGCTACATTTACTGTATTATCCATTCTATACCTTACTCCTTTTTCCATAGTATAACATGCACAAAAAAAGCCGCATAAAGCGGCTTTTCCTTTATCTAGCGTCGGATACAACGGTAAAGCGTTCGTTTATATGCTCTCCTCGCTCAATTTCATCAATAACTGCAATGGCGTAATCAGCATAGCTGACATGGCTGTTCCCTTCTGAATTTAAAATAACATGATCTTTCCCTGTTTTATAAGCATCCGTTCGTTTTCCTGAAGGATTAAAAAATGCTGCTGGGCTAATAAACGTCCAATTAATATCACTTGTACTTTCTAAGTCTTTTAAATTTTGAGCTTGGTTGTCAGCTGTCGCCTTATACTCTTTTGGAAAATCAGGCGTATCTGCTAGACGCGTCGTTTTCTCTTCATCGACAAACAAACTGCCTGCTCCTCCTACAACAAGAAGACGAACGTCCGGAGCTTGTTTAAATACATGGATTAATGATTGTCCCGCTTCTACATGCAGATGTTCTTTTCCTTCGGGAGCTCCAAACGCATTCACTACCGCATCGAAACCTTCAATATCGTTTGCCGTAATATCAAAGATGTCTTTTTCCATTGTACGAACATCCTTTTCTTCTACTTTGCTCGCATTACGTACGATTGCCGTTACATCATGCCCGCGATTTAAAGCTTCTTTCACGATAAAACTTCCTGCTTTTCCTGTAGCACCTACGACTCCAATTTTCATTTTATAACCTCCAGTAAAATTCTCTATATCTAGGTAATAGCCTTTTTTTGCTATGCTAAAACACTGCGAAACGGTTTAAGCAAGATAGAGAACGAATAAAGAGGCTGAAGCGAAAGTTTTTTAGTTGAAGAAAGATCCGAACGTAGGTTTTATATATGTAGGTACTTCCAGCGGTTGATTGGAGGGTAAGGCGAAGACTCCTGCGGGAAAAGCGGAACA contains the following coding sequences:
- a CDS encoding TetR/AcrR family transcriptional regulator, with the translated sequence MKKANARDKILETASRLFQLQGYHATGLNQIIKESGSPKGSLYYYFPKGKEELAIHAVHYTNKYVQVQIKESLNKSSDAAQAIQYFIEELSKQFEQEESIAGMPVGLLAGETALINEPLREVCYAAFQDWEKLFREKMIESGFEEKQAGELGVVINCMIEGGILRSLTEKTSAPLQQIKQQIPVLVRK
- a CDS encoding LysR family transcriptional regulator; translated protein: MEWQQLEYFNVVAQTEHFTKAAEKLSIAQPTLSRSISKLESELGVPLFERKGRQVILNRYGRLFYERTAKVLNEMEEAKRELSDLIHPHRGSISFAFLKSLGASSVPKLVHAFLQEYPNVQFQIFENATNIMLDQLQTGEIDFCMSSVTESRAGIQWEYLWKDELYAYVPDTHSFASKQVLSISELAHESFIALKKGYGSRTIFDQLFEEAEIVPNITFEGEEFLTVIGFVAAHLGVALLPEIKGVDLRGIKKIKLKEDTASRVIGVAWNKDKYLTPVAKKFQEFLIQYFKDHHTGGKR
- a CDS encoding sulfite exporter TauE/SafE family protein yields the protein MDVSIVLTMLAVGLILGFVGAGGSGFIISILTLLYGVSVHVALATALTAMIFSSLSGAVSHYREGNVSLKSGISVGILGALGAWIGSNLSSFIPEGELKWLTAGMLLLSGVLLWLRMFLFSRQQKERTVPTGAKFVVYSLLIGLITGALSGMFGIGSTPFIQLGLMMVLGLSIRQSAGTTMLVIIPIAIGGGMGYYQQGFLDIPLLIQVVVGTMVGSYIGAKFTNRVPAPVLKTSLVALPIFSSFLLVI
- a CDS encoding GNAT family N-acetyltransferase, whose translation is MDNTVNVALTFYSEAYESSIHSYTLPEEQLIYTALPTEAIAKCKQERDRTPVLILAVNKLAGFFVLDAGEAVKEYTESSGALLIRSYSIHPDYQGKGVGKKSLKLLPFFINRHFPTINKVVLGVNYKNTAAQHLYKRSGFVDTNRHIFGSQGKQFVYQMDIKKA
- a CDS encoding NAD(P)-dependent oxidoreductase, encoding MKIGVVGATGKAGSFIVKEALNRGHDVTAIVRNASKVEEKDVRTMEKDIFDITANDIEGFDAVVNAFGAPEGKEHLHVEAGQSLIHVFKQAPDVRLLVVGGAGSLFVDEEKTTRLADTPDFPKEYKATADNQAQNLKDLESTSDINWTFISPAAFFNPSGKRTDAYKTGKDHVILNSEGNSHVSYADYAIAVIDEIERGEHINERFTVVSDAR